The Burkholderiales bacterium DNA window AACGTGGGCACGATAGGTCACGTCGATCATGGAAAGACGACGCTGACGGCGGCGATCACGCTGGTGCTGGCGAAGAAGTTCGGGGGCGAGGCGAAGGCGTATGACCAGATCGACGCGGCGCCGGAAGAGAAGGCGCGCGGGATCACGATCAATACGTCGCACGTCGAATACGAGACGGCCAACCGCCACTACGCCCACGTCGACTGCCCGGGCCACGCCGACTACGTGAAGAAC harbors:
- a CDS encoding GTP-binding protein; this encodes MAKGKFERTKPHVNVGTIGHVDHGKTTLTAAITLVLAKKFGGEAKAYDQIDAAPEEKARGITINTSHVEYETANRHYAHVDCPGHADYVKN